One window from the genome of Paramormyrops kingsleyae isolate MSU_618 chromosome 3, PKINGS_0.4, whole genome shotgun sequence encodes:
- the LOC111857762 gene encoding laminin subunit beta-1-like, producing MPGGGVPFTAPTGWVGPGAPDAGSQSEPQRATTPKGSDYQSSTMLILRVVTHFTVWALSLAQIPEFSDVCTQGSCYPATGDLLIGRAHQLSASSTCGLLRPEPFCIVSHLQEEKKCFVCDSRELYDEKANHTTSHSVENVVTTFAPNRLKTWWQSENGLENVTIQLDLEAEFHFTHLIMTFKTFRPAAMVIERSADFGETWQVYRYFAYDCEASFSDVSQGPMKKVDDIICDSRYSDIEPSTEGEVIFRVLDPAFRIQDPYSPRIQNLLKITNLRVKFTKLHTLGDNLLDSRMEIKEKYYYAVYDMVVRGNCFCYGHASECAPVNGGGDLVEGMVHGHCMCNHNTMGLNCERCQDFYHDLPWRPAEGSNTHACRKCNCNQHSGSCHFDMAVYLSTGNVSGGVCDNCQHNTMGYNCEQCKPFYYQHPERDIRDPHVCEPCDCDPVGSLDGGVCDRMTDIQAGLIAGQCRCKPNVEGERCDRCKSSHYGLSEDPLGCLPCTCNPLGTAPGGSVCDTDTGNCYCKRLATGRNCDQCLPQHWGLSNDMEGCRPCECDQGGAVNNDCSAETGQCQCRDHMFGRQCNQVESGFYFIALDHYTYEAEDAKFGPGVTVVQRPYPQDRNPTWTGVGFVNVPEGAYLEFTVDNIPHSMEYDILIRYEPQLPDQWEEVVMTVIRPGEISVGSRCINTVPEDDNQMVSLPPGSRYVVLPRPVCFEKGLSYTVRLSLSLYSALSDIQSPYTLIDSIVLMPHCKNLEIFTGAEGTDVVTNSAWDTFQRYRCLENSQSVVKTPMTDICKNFIFSVSALLNQGAKPCQCDPQGALSTVCDPNGGQCKCRPHVVGRSCDKCAPATFQFGPNGCRPCDCDPLGSASKFCHVVTGQCQCVPGVSGRQCGHCLPGHWGFPSCRPCACNGHTEQCHPLSGKCLGCREHTTGHSCESCLAGYYGNPVLGSGDHCRPCMCPDGPGSGRQFAEGCYQNQESSQVRCVCQPGYKGARCDECAPGHYGNPQEVAGQCQSCQCNHNIDVMDPGSCDSSSGVCLKCLYHTEGERCQRCQLGYYGDALTQSCRKCVCNHLGTANHTCPANGECHCDLASGQCPCLANVMGQSCDRCAPDTWNLASGSGCEDCDCDLSHSFGTSCNELTGQCPCMPGFGGRTCRECKELFWGDPEERCIACDCDPRGIAEQQCHRATGHCVCVEGVSGPRCDTCARGFSGEFPDCQRCHECFAVWDRIIAELGNRTQLLVERVSGLKTTGIMGPYRETIQNIEQSTSAIRSILDQNPATQPLLEIQEQLEQTTGLVTELLSKLNATEEALAEVSAENNGTDAKLESLSKDVQKLDQMVSDLKFQVELVKNSGVKGALHSITKYYQQSLDAEALANASTTDPGSTVEQSAAIRRAAEDRMNGSRAQFSRTQEEDARRLDDLAVQLETLGLSKLSEKTCGNPEGSETCSPCGGLGCRNGDGSRRCGGEGCEGLVTVAHNAWQRAKDFDKEILGALEEVDRLSKMVAAAKVRADEAKANARDVLAKSNETKHRVDQSNEELRGLIKQIRDFLTQDGADVESIEAVANEVLEMQMPTSPAQLQNLTEEIRERVGSLLDVEIVLSQSAEDIQRAESLLAQARQASKEAADIKDTAEMVKEALEEAERAQNAASKAIEQAATDIRGTQDLLVSAESETAVSEFRLNNATQRLMALERDISSLKQKAENSSAIAEAAEKATQNISQVTEAVQKELDTELKPKYSSVESLITEKAGGVAEAKRRAEQLQQQAKELLAQATDKLQLLKDLEQSYEDNQKALEDKASQLLRLETSVRELLQEISNKVTMYSTCLF from the exons atgcctggggggggggtccctttCACCGCTCCCACTGGCTGGGTGGGACCAGGCGCCCCCGATGCTGGGAGTCAGTCTGAGCCCCAGCGAGCCACAACGCCGAAGGGCAGCGACTACCAGAGCAGTACGATGCTGATTCTCCGCGTCGTCACGCATTTCA CTGTCTGGGCATTATCCCTGGCCCAGATACCGGAGTTCAGCGATGTGTGCACCCAGGGCAGCTGCTATCCGGCCACAGGGGACCTGCTGATCGGCAGGGCCCATCAGCTCTCGGCCAGCTCCACATGCGGGCTCTTGCGACCCGAACCCTTCTGCATCGTCAGCCATTTGCAG GAGGAGAAGAAGTGCTTTGTGTGCGACTCGAGGGAGCTCTACGACGAGAAGGCCAACCACACCACCAGCCACAGTGTGGAGAACGTGGTGACCACCTTTGCGCCAAACCGCCTGAAGACATGGTGGCAGTCGGAAAACG GTTTGGAGAACGTGACCATCCAGCTGGATCTGGAGGCTGAGTTCCACTTCACCCACCTGATTATGACCTTCAAG ACCTTCCGGCCTGCTGCCATGGTTATCGAGCGCTCGGCTGACTTCGGGGAAACCTGGCAAGTGTATCGCTACTTTGCCTACGACTGCGAGGCCTCCTTTTCGGACGTATCCCAGGGGCCCATGAAGAAAGTCGACGACATCATCTGCGACTCGCGGTATTCTGATATCGAGCCCTCAACAGAGGGAGAG GTCATATTTCGTGTTTTGGACCCTGCCTTTAGGATTCAAGACCCCTACAGTCCCAGAATCCAAA ACTTGCTGAAGATCACCAACCTGCGGGTGAAGTTCACCAAGCTGCACACGCTAGGCGATAACCTGCTGGACTCGCGGATGGAGATCAAGGAGAAGTACTACTACGCCGTGTACGACATGGTGGTGCGCGGGAACTGCTTCTGCTACGGACACGCCTCTGAGTGTGCCCCCGTCAACGGGGGAGGGGATCTCGTGGAGGGCATG GTTCACGGGCACTGCATGTGCAACCACAACACCATGGGCCTGAACTGCGAGCGCTGTCAGGATTTCTACCATGACCTGCCCTGGAGGCCGGCCGAGGGGAGCAACACCCACGCATGCAGGA AGTGCAACTGCAACCAGCACTCGGGCTCCTGCCATTTCGACATGGCCGTCTACCTGTCCACTGGCAACGTCAGCGGCGGCGTATGTGACAACTGCCAGCACAACACAATGGGCTATAACTGCGAGCAGTGCAAGCCGTTTTATTACCAGCACCCAGAGCGGGACATCCGGGACCCCCATGTCTGCGAGC CCTGCGACTGTGACCCTGTGGGCTCCCTTGATGGAGGCGTCTGTGACCGGATGACGGACATCCAGGCCGGCCTGATAGCAGGGCAGTGCCGCTGTAAGCCCAACGTGGAGGGCGAGCGCTGTGACCGCTGCAAGTCCAGCCACTACGGGCTGAGCGAGGACCCGCTGGGCTGTCTCC cttGCACCTGTAACCCTCTGGGAACCGCTCCGGGGGGGAGTGTCTGTGACACGGACACAGGAAACTGTTACTGCAAGCGTCTGGCGACGGGCAGGAACTGTGACCAGTGTTTG CCACAGCACTGGGGCCTGAGCAATGACATGGAAGGGTGCCGTCCATGTGAATGCGACCAGGGAGGGGCCGTCAACAACGA CTGCTCCGCTGAGACCGGCCAGTGTCAGTGTCGTGATCACATGTTTGGGCGTCAGTGTAACCAGGTGGAATCCGGGTTCTACTTCATCGCTCTGGACCACTACACCTACGAGGCTGAGGATGCCAAGTTTGGCCCG GGAGTCACTGTGGTCCAGCGACCGTATCCCCAGGACCGGAATCCCACCTGGACAGGCGTCGGCTTCGTCAACGTCCCTGAGGGTGCCTACCTGGAATTCACCGTCGACAACATCCCCCACTCCATGGAGTATGACATCCTGATTCGCTATGAGCCCCAG TTACCTGACCAATGGGAGGAGGTGGTGATGACCGTCATCAGACCGGGGGAGATCTCTGTAGGCAGCCGCTGCATCAACACCGTGCCGGAAGACGATAACCAGATGGTGTCCCTCCCCCCCGGCTCCAG GTACGTCGTCCTGCCCAGACCTGTGTGCTTCGAGAAGGGCTTGAGCTACACTGTCCGGCTGAGTCTGTCCCTCTACTCGGCTCTGAGTGACATCCAGTCCCCCTACACTCTCATCGACTCG ATTGTCCTCATGCCGCATTGCAAGAACCTGGAGATCTTCACTGGCGCGGAGGGCACGGACGTGGTGACCAACAGCGCCTGGGACACCTTCCAGCGCTACCGCTGCCTGGAGAACAGCCAGAGCGTGGTGAAGACGCCCATGACAGACATCTGCAAGAACTTCATCTTCAGCGTGTCGGCACTTCTGAACCAGGGAGCCAAGC cctgccagTGTGACCCCCAGGGCGCCCTCAGCACCGTGTGTGACCCCAACGGCGGCCAGTGCAAGTGTCGCCCCCATGTGGTGGGAAGGAGTTGTGACAAATGTGCCCCTGCCACCTTCCAGTTCGGCCCCAACGGCTGCAGGC CATGTGACTGCGATCCGTTGGGCTCTGCCAGCAAGTTCTGCCATGTGGTGACGGGCCAGTGCCAGTGCGTACCGGGCGTATCGGGCCGCCAGTGCGGGCACTGCCTCCCGGGACACTGGGGCTTCCCCTCCTGCCGGCCCTGTGCCTGTAACGGGCATACGGAGCAGTGCCATCCCCTGAGCGGCAAGTGCCTGGGCTGCCGCGAGCACACCACCGGGCACAGCTGCGAGAG TTGTTTGGCAGGTTACTATGGCAACCCGGTCCTGGGCTCCGGGGACCACTGCCGCCCCTGCATGTGTCCCGACGGGCCCGGTAGCGGACGCCAGTTCGCCGAAGGCTGTTACCAGAACCAGGAGTCCAGCCAAGTGCGGTGTGTCTGCCAGCCAGGGTACAAAG GTGCCAGGTGCGATGAATGTGCGCCTGGTCACTACGGTAACCCGCAGGAAGTTGCCGGGCAGTGCCAGTCCTGTCAGTGTAACCACAACATTGATGTGATGGACCCCGGGTCATGTGACTCTAGCTCGGGCGTCTGTCTGAAGTGCCTGTACCACACGGAGGGCGAGAGGTGCCAGCGCTGCCAACTGGGTTACTATGGAGATGCCCTCACCCAGAGCTGCAGGA aGTGTGTGTGTAATCACCTGGGCACTGCCAACCACACCTGTCCTGCCAACGGGGAGTGCCACTGCGACCTGGCCAGCGGCCAGTGCCCATGCCTCGCCAACGTAATGGGCCAGAGCTGTGACCGGTGTGCCCCAGACACCTGGAACCTCGCCAGCGGCAGCGGGTGCGAGGACTGCGACTGCGACCTGAGTCACTCCTTCGGGACGTCCTGTAATGAG CTGACAGGCCAGTGCCCCTGCATGCCCGGCTTCGGAGGCAGGACCTGCCGCGAGTGCAAGGAGCTGTTCTGGGGTGACCCAGAGGAGCGCTGCATCG CGTGTGACTGTGACCCTCGAGGCATCGCCGAGCAGCAGTGTCACCGGGCCACGGGCcactgcgtgtgtgtggagGGCGTGTCCGGCCCCCGGTGCGACACCTGTGCCCGTGGGTTCTCCGGCGAGTTCCCCGACTGCCAGCGCTGCCACGAGTGTTTCGCCGTGTGGGACCGCATCATCGCTGAGCTCGGCAACAGGACTCAGCTCCTGGTGGAGAGGGTGAGCGGCCTCAAAACCACGGGCATCATGGGACCCTACCGGGAGACCATCCAGAACATTGAGCAGAGCACCAGCGCCATCCGGAGCATCCTGGATCAGAACCCTGCCACCCAGCCCCTGCTGGAGATCCAGGAGCAGCTGGAACAGACCAC GGGCCTGGTGACCGAGCTGCTCAGCAAGCTCAACGCCACAGAGGAGGCCCTGGCCGAGGTCTCGGCAGAGAACAACGGCACTGACGCCAAGCTGGAATCGCTCAGCAAGGATGTTCAGAAGCTGGACCAGATGGTCAGTGACCTGAAGTTCCAGGTGGAGCTGGTGAAGAACTCTGGTGTGAAGG GCGCCTTGCACAGCATCACCAAGTACTACCAGCAGTCCCTGGACGCCGAGGCGCTCGCCAACGCCTCCACGACGGACCCAGGCAGCACCGTCGAGCAGTCCGCCGCCATCCGCCGCGCCGCGGAGGACAGGATGAACGGGAGCAGAGCGCAGTTCAGCAGGACACAAGAGGAGGATGCGAGGAGGCTGGATGACCTGGCTGTTCAGCTGGAAACCCTGGGCCTGTCCAAGCTAAGCGAGAAG ACCTGTGGCAACCCAGAGGGATCAGAGACGTGTTCGCCCTGCGGGGGCCTGGGCTGCCGGAACGGGGACGGCAGCAGGAGGTGTGGGGGCGAGGGCTGCGAGGGCCTGGTCACCGTCGCGCATAACGCCTGGCAGAGAGCCAAGGACTTCGACAAGGAGATCCTCGGTGCCTTGGAGGAGGTGGACAGGCTCTCCAAGATG GTGGCAGCGGCCAAAGTGCGGGCTGACGAGGCCAAGGCCAACGCCCGCGATGTTCTGGCAAAAAGCAATGAGACAAAGCATCGCGTGGACCAGAGCAATGAGGAGCTACGGGGGTTGATCAAGCAGATACGTGACTTCCTGACAC AAGACGGGGCGGATGTGGAGAGCATCGAGGCTGTGGCTAATGAGGTCCTGGAGATGCAGATGCCCACGTCGCCGGCTCAGCTGCAGAACCTGACGGAGGAGATCCGTGAGCGCGTGGGTAGCCTCTTGGATGTGGAGATAGTCCTCAGCCAGAGCGCCGAGGACATCCAGCGGGCCGAGAGTCTCCTGGCGCAGGCACGCCAAGCTAG CAAAGAGGCGGCAGACATCAAGGACACTGCGGAGATGGTGAAGGAGGCGCTGGAGGAGGCTGAGCGGGCTCAAAATGCGGCGAGCAAGGCCATCGAGCAGGCTGCCACGGACATCAGGGGAACCCAGGACCTGTTGGTTTCG GCGGAGTCCGAGACTGCAGTCTCGGAGTTCAGGCTGAACAACGCCACACAGAGGTTGATGGCGCTGGAACGAGACATCAGCTCGCTTAAGCAGAAGGCCGAGAACAGCTCCGCCATCGCCGAGGCGGCTGAGAAAGCCACGCAGAACATCAGCCAAGTAACAGAAGCGGTTCAGAAG GAACTGGACACAGAGCTGAAACCCAAGTACAGCTCCGTAGAGAGTCTCATCACTGAGAAGGCTGGGGGCGTGGCCGAGGCCAAGAGGAGGGCGGAGCAACTTCAGCAGCAGGCCAAGGAGCTGCTGGCACAGGCCACGGACAAGCTGCAGTTACTGAAAG ACTTAGAGCAGTCTTATGAGGATAACCAAAAGGCACTGGAGGACAAGGCCAGCCAGCTGCTGCGGCTGGAGACGTCGGTGCGCGAGCTGCTGCAGGAGATCAGCAACAAAGTCACCATGTACAGCACCTGCCTGTTTTAG
- the dld gene encoding dihydrolipoyl dehydrogenase, mitochondrial — translation MHRWSRLCRSLAKRGHQLPCKLHGATALSVRTYADKSPIDADVTVVGSGPGGYVAAIKAAQLGFKTVCVEKNATLGGTCLNVGCIPSKALLNNSYLYHLAHGKDFESRGIEISGIKLNLEKMMLQKSGAVKALTGGIGHLFKQNKVTHVNGFGKITGKNQVTAAIGDGTEQVINTKNILIATGSEVTPFPGIEIDEETVVSSTGALSLTKVPEKLIVIGAGVIGVELGSVWQRLGSQVTAVEFLGHVGGMGIDMEISKNFQRILQKQGMKFKLGTKVMGATKRPDGQIDVTMEAAAGGKSETLTCDVLLVCIGRRPFTQNLGLENVGVELDNRGRIPIDSRFQTKVPSIYAIGDVVAGPMLAHKAEDEGIICVEGMAGGAVHIDYNCVPSVIYTHPEVAWVGKTEEQLKEEGVPFKVGKFPFAANSRAKTNADTEGLVKILSHKETDRMLGAHILGSGAGEMINEAALAMEYGASCEDVARVCHAHPTVSEAFREANLAASFGKAINF, via the exons ATGCACCGCTGGAGCCGTCTGTGCCGCTCGCTGGCCAAG CGGGGTCACCAACTCCCGTGTAAGCTGCATGGAGCCACCGCGCTGTCTGTGAGGACCTACGCGGACAAGTCTCCAA TCGATGCTGACGTCACGGTGGTGGGCTCGGGGCCCGGCGGGTACGTTGCTGCCATCAAAGCCGCACAGCTTGGCTTCAAG aCGGTGTGTGTGGAAAAAAATGCCACCCTTGGAGGAACGTGCTTGAACGTTGGCTGTATCCCTTCAAAG GCTTTGCTGAACAACTCGTACCTGTATCATTTGGCACATGGAAAAGATTTTGAAAGCAGGGGCATTGAGA TCTCAGGAATCAAATTAAACCTGGAGAAAATGATGCTGCAGAAGAGCGGGGCAGTCAAGGCGCTGACGGGAGGAATCGGACATCTCTTTAAGCAGAACAAG GTCACACATGTGAATGGTTTTGGGAAGATAACAGGCAAGAACCAGGTGACTGCAGCAATCGGCGACGGCACTGAGCAGGTCATCAACACCAAGAACATCCTGATTGCTACTGGCTCAGAGGTCACACCATTTCCCGGGATCGAG ATTGATGAGGAGACCGTAGTTTCTTCTACTGGAGCACTCTCCCTTACAAAGGTTCCAGAGAAGTTGATCGTGATTGGCGCTGGAGTCATTGGGGTTGAACTG GGGTCCGTCTGGCAGCGCTTGGGCTCCCAGGTGACGGCTGTGGAGTTCCTGGGTCACGTGGGTGGCATGGGCATCGACATGGAGATCTCCAAGAACTTCCAGCGCATCCTGCAGAAGCAGGGCATGAAGTTCAAACTGGGCACCAAGGTGATGGGTGCCACCAAGAGGCCAGACGGACAGATAGATGTGAC CATGGAGGCGGCGGCCGGGGGGAAGAGCGAGACACTCACCTGCGACGTCCTGCTGGTCTGCATCGGCCGCCGGCCCTTCACCCAGAACCTGGGCCTGGAGAACGTGGGCGTGGAGCTGGACAACCGCGGCCGGATCCCCATCGACAGCCGCTTCCAGACCAAAGTGCCCAG CATCTACGCCATCGGGGACGTGGTGGCCGGCCCCATGCTGGCCCACAAGGCCGAAGACGAGGGCATCATCTGCGTGGAGGGCATGGCAGGCGGTGCCGTCCACATTGACTACAACTGCGTGCCCTCCGTCATCTACACCCACCCCGAAGTGGCCTGGGTGGGCAAGACTGAGGAGCAGCTGAAGGAGGAG GGTGTCCCATTCAAGGTCGGCAAATTCCCGTTTGCCGCAAACAGCCGAGCCAAGACTAACGCGGACACAGAGGGTCTGGTGAAGATCCTCAGCCACAAGGAGACGGACCGGATGCTGGGAGCCCACATCCTCGGATCG GGCGCTGGCGAGATGATCAACGAGGCCGCCCTCGCTATGGAGTACGGCGCCTCGTGCGAAGACGTCGCCCGCGTCTGCCACGCTCACCCC ACGGTGTCGGAGGCCTTCCGGGAAGCCAACCTGGCCGCCTCCTTCGGGAAAGCCATCAACTTCTAA